A window from Methylococcus mesophilus encodes these proteins:
- a CDS encoding GldG family protein — protein MKINRKTHMELRLQNLLFTLLFLGVVALAAWLSTRYSAQFDWTAAHRHTLSEASVKVLDMLKEPVRVTAYARETKNLRDQISDQVGRYSRRKKDLSLSFVNPDTQPDKVRELGISVDGELVIEYQGRSENVQEANETTLTNALQRLARAKDQRIVFLEGHGERSPSERANHDLGQFGDELGRKGLTVSTVNLGVTPKIPDNTDVLVIASPNANLLPGEVGLIGDWVKQGGNLLWMIDSDNLKGLGPLAQQLGVQVLPGSVVDASTQLFGIDDPTFALVAEYPPHAITYGFQTMTLFPSALALDAVQDNHDFEREALLNTLARSWTETGPIEGKISFDADKGERQGPLHIAYTLTRELKAEPKEGEKKEGAEAAKPREQRILVVGDGDFLSNAFLGNGGNLNLGLNVINWLSQNDQFINIPAKTSPDRDLQLTPLASGIIGFGFLIVLPVALIGSGVLIWWRRRQR, from the coding sequence ATGAAGATCAACCGTAAGACTCACATGGAGCTGCGGCTCCAGAATCTGTTATTCACCCTGTTGTTCCTCGGCGTGGTGGCTCTGGCCGCCTGGCTGAGCACCCGTTATTCCGCCCAGTTCGACTGGACCGCTGCGCACCGCCATACGCTGTCGGAAGCCAGCGTCAAGGTGCTGGACATGCTGAAGGAGCCGGTCCGGGTGACGGCCTATGCCCGCGAGACCAAGAACCTGCGGGACCAGATCAGTGACCAGGTCGGCCGCTACAGCCGCCGCAAGAAGGACCTGAGCCTGAGTTTCGTCAATCCCGACACCCAGCCGGACAAGGTCCGCGAACTGGGAATTTCTGTCGACGGTGAGCTGGTCATCGAATACCAGGGCCGCAGCGAAAACGTGCAGGAGGCGAACGAGACCACTCTCACCAACGCCTTGCAGCGTCTGGCGCGCGCCAAGGACCAGCGCATCGTCTTCCTGGAAGGCCACGGCGAGCGCTCGCCCAGCGAACGTGCCAACCACGACCTGGGCCAGTTCGGCGACGAGCTGGGGCGCAAGGGCCTCACCGTGTCCACGGTGAACCTGGGCGTCACGCCGAAGATTCCCGACAACACCGACGTGCTGGTCATCGCCAGCCCGAACGCCAATCTGCTGCCGGGCGAGGTGGGCCTGATCGGCGACTGGGTGAAGCAGGGCGGCAATCTCCTGTGGATGATCGATTCCGACAACCTCAAGGGTCTCGGGCCGCTCGCGCAGCAGCTCGGGGTGCAGGTGCTGCCGGGTTCGGTAGTGGACGCGTCCACCCAGTTGTTCGGCATCGACGATCCCACCTTTGCCCTGGTCGCGGAATATCCGCCGCATGCGATCACCTATGGCTTCCAGACCATGACCCTGTTCCCGTCCGCGCTGGCGCTGGATGCGGTGCAGGACAATCATGACTTCGAGCGCGAGGCGCTGCTGAACACCCTCGCGCGCTCCTGGACCGAGACCGGCCCCATCGAGGGCAAGATCAGCTTCGATGCCGACAAGGGCGAACGCCAGGGTCCGCTGCACATCGCCTACACCCTGACTCGTGAACTCAAGGCCGAGCCGAAGGAAGGGGAAAAGAAGGAAGGCGCCGAGGCGGCCAAGCCGAGAGAGCAGCGCATCCTGGTAGTCGGCGACGGCGATTTCCTGTCCAACGCGTTCCTCGGCAACGGCGGCAATCTCAATCTCGGCCTCAACGTGATCAACTGGCTGAGCCAGAACGACCAGTTCATCAACATTCCTGCCAAGACTTCGCCGGACCGCGACCTGCAGCTCACGCCGCTGGCTTCGGGCATCATCGGCTTCGGGTTTTTGATCGTGCTCCCGGTGGCGCTGATCGGCAGCGGCGTGCTGATCTGGTGGCGGCGGCGCCAGCGTTGA
- a CDS encoding DUF4340 domain-containing protein, with protein sequence MLLNLFLLAALAVLGAIAYFEPGKKEPAETPLTRVDIDKVDTLTLQQGDKTIVLAKKDGHWWVSAPFSAPANDFRVRQLLEIAKAASDASYPLKPEELAKFELDKPIASLTVGDAVLVFGGADPINMRRYVRIGDALHLVRDDFSRHLTAQATDYVDKKLLPEDARIQEIVLPEWKARLGQDGKWVFEPPQEGGEAHIGDLLTNWQSARAIDVKYLDKAAEGQKLHIGLANGESVDFVIVQREPELLLARQDYGLQYEVVGEPARRLLSLNPKPAENKAEEAPPQASPAPESPMEDGGAEEIEAD encoded by the coding sequence ATGCTGCTCAATCTTTTTCTGTTGGCCGCCCTGGCGGTGCTCGGCGCCATCGCCTATTTCGAGCCCGGCAAGAAGGAGCCCGCCGAGACGCCTCTGACGCGCGTGGACATCGACAAGGTCGATACTTTGACCCTGCAGCAGGGCGACAAGACCATCGTCCTGGCGAAGAAGGATGGGCATTGGTGGGTGTCGGCGCCGTTTTCCGCGCCGGCCAACGACTTCCGGGTTCGCCAGCTGCTGGAGATCGCGAAGGCCGCCAGCGACGCCAGCTATCCGCTCAAGCCGGAGGAGCTGGCCAAGTTCGAACTGGACAAGCCCATCGCCAGCCTGACCGTGGGCGACGCGGTGCTGGTCTTCGGCGGAGCCGATCCCATCAACATGCGGCGCTACGTTCGCATCGGGGACGCCCTGCACCTGGTGCGCGACGATTTCTCGCGCCACCTGACGGCCCAGGCGACGGATTACGTCGACAAGAAGCTGCTGCCCGAGGACGCTCGCATTCAGGAGATCGTCTTGCCGGAGTGGAAAGCGCGGTTGGGGCAGGATGGCAAATGGGTTTTCGAGCCGCCGCAGGAAGGCGGGGAGGCCCATATCGGCGATCTGCTGACGAACTGGCAGTCGGCGCGTGCGATCGACGTAAAGTACTTGGACAAGGCGGCCGAGGGGCAAAAGCTTCACATCGGGTTGGCGAACGGGGAATCGGTGGACTTCGTCATCGTCCAGCGCGAGCCCGAGTTGCTGCTCGCCCGCCAGGATTACGGGCTCCAGTATGAAGTCGTGGGCGAGCCGGCCAGGCGTCTGCTCAGCCTGAATCCCAAGCCTGCGGAAAACAAGGCCGAGGAAGCGCCTCCGCAAGCCTCGCCGGCCCCCGAATCTCCGATGGAAGACGGCGGAGCCGAGGAAATAGAAGCAGACTGA
- a CDS encoding MBOAT family O-acyltransferase — protein sequence MLFNSYEFLFLYLPAVLAGFYGLVRYRRDFAIAWLGLASLFFYGWWNPAYVLLLLASIGFNFRAGRGISLMPEGSTARKWLLAGAIAADLALLGYYKYANFFVRAVNDLAGTHWGLEEIVLPLGISFFTFTQIAFLVDAYRGRAREYRFAPYLLFVTYFPHLIAGPILHHGEMMPQFSRDQRGRRIADDFAAGFTLFLFGLFKKTVLADGIAPHAQQLFTAAQSQPPMFLESWIGALAYTFQLYFDFSGYSDMAIGLSLLFGIRLPVNFDSPYKAADIAEFWRRWHMTLSRFLRDYLYIPLGGNRCAPWRHSLNLFLTMLLGGFWHGANWTYLAWGALHGTYLVIHHGWGKLRQRVGWGANPVSRLAQWVGRLLTFLAVVFGWVLFRADSLATAGNILRGMLGLNGLALPAGLKDCALGGRLAAEGWKFSESPLLHGAGPFLWIAALLLVSMCMPNTNEIFARFSPSLNMARGVPREARFWQWRPDRAWALLCIVVGVAAVCSISELSEFIYFQF from the coding sequence ATGCTGTTCAATTCCTACGAATTCCTGTTTCTCTACCTGCCGGCCGTACTCGCCGGGTTCTACGGCCTGGTACGCTATCGCCGGGATTTCGCGATCGCTTGGCTGGGGCTGGCTTCGCTGTTCTTTTACGGCTGGTGGAATCCAGCTTACGTCCTGTTGCTGCTGGCCTCGATCGGCTTCAATTTCCGCGCCGGGCGTGGTATCAGCCTGATGCCGGAAGGGTCGACGGCGCGAAAGTGGCTGCTGGCCGGCGCCATCGCCGCCGATCTTGCCCTGCTGGGCTACTACAAATACGCCAACTTCTTCGTCCGAGCTGTGAACGATCTGGCCGGCACGCACTGGGGTCTCGAGGAGATCGTACTGCCGCTGGGCATCTCCTTCTTCACCTTCACCCAGATCGCCTTCCTGGTCGATGCCTACCGCGGCCGGGCGCGGGAATACCGCTTCGCTCCCTACCTCCTGTTCGTTACCTATTTTCCCCATCTGATCGCCGGTCCCATCCTGCATCACGGCGAGATGATGCCGCAATTTTCCAGGGATCAGAGGGGGCGACGGATCGCCGACGATTTCGCCGCGGGGTTCACGCTGTTCCTGTTCGGCCTGTTCAAGAAGACCGTGCTGGCCGACGGCATCGCGCCCCATGCCCAGCAATTGTTCACGGCGGCGCAGAGCCAGCCGCCGATGTTCCTGGAAAGCTGGATCGGCGCCCTCGCCTATACCTTCCAGCTCTATTTCGACTTTTCCGGCTATTCCGACATGGCGATCGGCCTGTCGCTGCTGTTCGGCATCCGTTTACCCGTCAACTTCGATTCGCCCTACAAGGCGGCGGACATCGCCGAATTCTGGCGGCGCTGGCACATGACGCTGTCCCGCTTCCTGCGCGACTACCTCTACATTCCCCTGGGCGGCAACCGTTGTGCGCCCTGGCGGCATAGCCTGAATCTGTTTCTCACCATGCTGCTGGGCGGGTTCTGGCATGGCGCCAACTGGACCTATCTGGCCTGGGGCGCGCTCCACGGCACCTACCTCGTCATTCATCACGGCTGGGGTAAGTTGCGGCAGCGCGTGGGATGGGGCGCCAACCCCGTTTCCCGCCTGGCGCAGTGGGTGGGGAGACTCCTCACCTTCCTCGCCGTGGTGTTCGGCTGGGTGCTGTTCCGTGCCGACAGCCTGGCGACCGCCGGGAACATCCTGCGCGGCATGCTGGGGCTGAACGGACTGGCGCTGCCGGCCGGGCTGAAAGACTGCGCGCTGGGCGGGCGCTTGGCGGCGGAAGGCTGGAAGTTCAGTGAGTCCCCATTGCTGCACGGCGCCGGGCCCTTCCTGTGGATCGCGGCCTTGTTGCTGGTCTCCATGTGCATGCCCAACACCAACGAAATCTTCGCCCGTTTCAGTCCCAGCCTGAACATGGCGAGGGGCGTGCCGCGCGAAGCGCGGTTCTGGCAGTGGCGGCCGGATCGGGCCTGGGCGCTCCTGTGCATCGTCGTCGGCGTGGCCGCGGTGTGTTCGATTTCCGAGCTCAGCGAATTCATCTACTTCCAGTTCTGA
- the mutM gene encoding bifunctional DNA-formamidopyrimidine glycosylase/DNA-(apurinic or apyrimidinic site) lyase, whose product MPELPEVETTRRGIAPHITGRRIVDVGVREPRLRWPIPPDLSATLAGRAVLGVRRRGKYLLLDFEGGSLVAHLGMSGSLRICEPGLPPRKHDHVDLVFEGGVCLRYHDPRRFGCLLWTAEPPEQHPLLAELGPEPLEGEFDGAHLHRLAAGRTTAVKSFIMDSHVVVGVGNIYANEALFLAGIHPGRPAGKIGLARYRNLAGRISEVLAASIEQGGTTLRDFVNESGAPGYFKQVLRVYDRGGEPCRVCGAPIRCVRLGQRATYFCPRCQR is encoded by the coding sequence ATGCCCGAACTTCCCGAAGTCGAAACCACCCGCCGCGGCATCGCCCCGCATATCACCGGGCGGCGAATCGTCGATGTGGGGGTGAGGGAGCCGCGGCTACGCTGGCCGATCCCCCCGGATCTGTCGGCGACGCTGGCTGGTCGCGCGGTGCTCGGCGTCCGCCGCCGCGGCAAATACCTGTTGCTCGATTTCGAGGGGGGCAGCCTGGTCGCCCATCTCGGCATGTCGGGGAGCTTGCGTATCTGCGAACCCGGCCTTCCGCCGCGCAAGCACGATCATGTCGATCTGGTGTTCGAAGGCGGAGTCTGTCTGCGCTACCACGATCCGCGGCGCTTCGGCTGTTTGCTGTGGACCGCGGAGCCGCCGGAGCAGCACCCGCTATTGGCCGAACTCGGTCCGGAACCGTTGGAGGGCGAATTCGACGGCGCGCACCTGCACCGCCTCGCCGCGGGACGGACCACGGCGGTCAAATCCTTCATCATGGACAGCCATGTCGTGGTCGGCGTTGGCAATATTTACGCCAATGAAGCCTTATTTCTGGCCGGCATCCACCCCGGGCGCCCCGCCGGAAAGATCGGCCTCGCCCGCTACCGGAACCTGGCTGGCCGCATTTCCGAGGTGCTTGCCGCGTCCATCGAGCAGGGCGGTACGACCTTGCGGGATTTCGTCAACGAATCCGGTGCGCCGGGCTATTTCAAGCAGGTCCTGCGGGTGTATGACCGGGGCGGCGAGCCTTGCCGGGTGTGCGGCGCGCCGATCCGCTGCGTTCGGTTGGGGCAGCGCGCGACCTATTTCTGTCCGCGCTGCCAGCGTTGA
- a CDS encoding isocitrate/isopropylmalate dehydrogenase family protein: MHKITLIPGDGIGPSIVDAAVEVIEATGVRVQWDVQSAGMAAVEKFGNPLPDATLDSIRANRICFKGPLTTPVGGGYRSVNVTLRQAFNLYANVRPAISFEGTDTAFSDVNLVTVRENTEGLYAGIEHFIKVDEEKIAAESIAVVTRKGSERIIRYAFDYARRAQRKKVTLVHKANILKCTSGLFLEIGREIAKDYPDIEFDDRIVDACSMQMVMQPQRFDVLVTTNLFGDILSDLAAGLIGGLGLTAGANIGTDAALFEAVHGSAPDIADKGIANPTAMIMAGAMMLEHIGELDAARRIECAVREVIKDGRSVTPDLAKTSPCGTAQMAEAIVERVRQA, from the coding sequence ATGCATAAGATCACCCTCATCCCCGGCGACGGTATCGGCCCCTCCATCGTCGATGCCGCCGTCGAGGTCATCGAGGCCACCGGCGTCCGGGTCCAATGGGACGTCCAATCCGCCGGCATGGCGGCGGTCGAGAAATTCGGCAACCCGCTGCCGGACGCCACGCTGGATTCCATCCGCGCCAACCGCATCTGCTTCAAGGGACCGCTCACCACCCCCGTCGGCGGCGGCTACCGCAGCGTCAACGTCACCCTGCGCCAAGCCTTCAACCTCTACGCCAACGTGCGTCCTGCCATCTCCTTCGAAGGCACCGACACCGCCTTCAGTGACGTCAACCTGGTCACCGTCCGCGAGAACACCGAGGGGCTATACGCCGGCATCGAGCATTTCATCAAGGTCGACGAGGAAAAGATCGCGGCGGAAAGCATCGCCGTCGTCACCCGCAAGGGCTCCGAGCGCATCATCCGTTACGCCTTCGACTACGCCCGCCGCGCCCAGCGCAAGAAGGTCACCCTGGTGCACAAGGCCAACATCCTCAAATGCACCTCCGGCCTGTTCCTGGAAATCGGCCGCGAGATCGCCAAGGACTACCCGGACATCGAGTTCGACGACCGCATCGTCGACGCCTGCTCGATGCAGATGGTCATGCAGCCCCAACGCTTCGACGTGCTGGTCACCACCAATTTGTTCGGCGACATCCTGTCGGACCTGGCGGCCGGCCTGATCGGCGGCCTGGGGCTCACGGCGGGCGCCAACATCGGCACCGACGCGGCACTGTTCGAAGCCGTGCACGGCAGCGCGCCGGACATCGCCGACAAGGGCATCGCCAATCCCACCGCCATGATCATGGCCGGCGCCATGATGCTGGAACACATCGGCGAACTGGACGCCGCGCGCCGCATCGAATGTGCCGTGCGCGAGGTCATCAAGGACGGCCGCTCGGTCACGCCGGACCTGGCCAAGACCTCACCCTGCGGCACCGCGCAAATGGCCGAAGCCATCGTCGAGCGGGTGCGCCAGGCGTAG
- the xth gene encoding exodeoxyribonuclease III, whose product MKIVTWNVNSLRVRLPQVLEWLESAQPDVLAVQETKLTDDAFPVDELRTAGYHAVYSGQKTYNGVAVLSKAPVEGVLTDPPNLDDPQRRILAVTAGPLRVINLYVPNGSEVGSDKYAYKLDWLAKIRDFIESELKTHPHTVVLGDFNIAPDDRDVHDPEAWREKILCSTPERDAFRALAGLGLSDLFRRFEQPEASFSWWDYRAAGFRRNLGLRIDHILASPQLAERCTACTIDKAPRKLERPSDHAPVVAELDGF is encoded by the coding sequence ATGAAAATAGTGACCTGGAATGTAAACTCCCTGCGGGTCCGACTGCCGCAGGTGCTCGAATGGCTCGAATCGGCGCAGCCGGACGTCCTGGCCGTCCAGGAAACCAAGCTGACGGATGACGCGTTTCCGGTCGACGAACTGCGCACAGCGGGTTACCACGCCGTCTACAGCGGCCAGAAGACCTACAACGGCGTGGCTGTACTCAGCAAGGCGCCGGTCGAGGGCGTGCTGACCGATCCGCCCAACCTGGACGATCCGCAGCGCCGCATTCTGGCGGTGACCGCGGGGCCCTTGCGCGTCATCAACCTGTACGTGCCCAACGGCAGCGAAGTCGGTTCGGACAAATACGCCTACAAGCTCGACTGGCTGGCGAAGATCCGCGACTTCATCGAAAGCGAACTGAAGACGCATCCTCACACCGTGGTGCTGGGCGACTTCAACATCGCGCCGGACGACCGCGACGTGCACGATCCCGAAGCCTGGCGCGAAAAGATCCTGTGCAGCACGCCCGAACGAGACGCCTTCCGCGCCTTGGCAGGCCTGGGGCTTTCCGATCTGTTCCGCCGCTTCGAGCAGCCGGAGGCCAGCTTCTCCTGGTGGGACTACCGCGCCGCCGGCTTCCGCCGCAACCTGGGGCTTCGGATCGACCACATCCTCGCCTCCCCGCAGCTCGCCGAACGCTGCACCGCCTGCACCATCGACAAGGCGCCGCGCAAGCTCGAGCGTCCCTCGGACCACGCACCGGTCGTCGCCGAATTGGACGGCTTCTGA
- a CDS encoding winged helix-turn-helix domain-containing protein, giving the protein MHDDLDTTVGNAAGKIWLFLDQNGEASATRLADETGLDKNEVQRAIGWLAREGKLVAEKRGRYEFFRLNAA; this is encoded by the coding sequence ATGCACGACGACCTCGATACCACCGTTGGGAACGCCGCCGGCAAGATATGGCTTTTCCTCGACCAGAACGGCGAAGCCAGCGCCACCCGCCTCGCCGACGAAACCGGCCTGGACAAAAACGAGGTGCAGCGCGCCATCGGCTGGCTGGCGCGCGAAGGCAAGCTCGTCGCCGAAAAACGCGGCCGCTACGAGTTTTTCCGGCTGAACGCCGCCTAG
- the minE gene encoding cell division topological specificity factor MinE, translating to MGLLDYFRGSRTDSAAVAKERLQILVAHERAERSKPDYLPMLQKELLEVIRKYVNVGQDAITVTMEKDDNREVLELNVVLPDTIEPRPKRKRS from the coding sequence ATGGGACTTCTGGACTATTTTCGCGGTTCTAGAACCGACAGCGCGGCGGTCGCCAAAGAGCGGCTGCAGATTCTCGTCGCCCACGAACGGGCCGAGCGGAGCAAGCCGGATTATCTGCCGATGCTGCAGAAGGAACTGCTCGAAGTCATACGCAAGTACGTCAACGTCGGCCAGGACGCCATCACGGTCACCATGGAAAAGGACGACAACCGGGAAGTGCTGGAACTCAACGTCGTCCTTCCGGACACCATCGAACCCCGGCCGAAGCGTAAGCGCAGCTAA
- the minD gene encoding septum site-determining protein MinD → MARIIVVTSGKGGVGKTTTSAAFATGLALKGFRTAVIDFDVGLRNLDLIMGCERRVVYDFVNVINQEATLNQALIRDKRCDNLFILPASQTRDKESLTKEGVERVLNELGETFDYVVCDSPAGIERGATLAMYFADDAIVVTNPEVSSVRDSDRMLGILASKSRRAEAGEEPIKEYLLLTRYSPQRAKIGEMLSVDDVQEILSLHLLGVIPDSRAVLNASNAGSPVILDEKSDAGQAYDDAVRRYLGEDVPHRFVAAEKKGFMSRLFRG, encoded by the coding sequence TTGGCCAGAATCATCGTTGTCACCTCGGGAAAGGGCGGGGTCGGAAAAACCACGACCAGCGCAGCCTTCGCGACGGGGCTTGCGCTCAAGGGTTTTCGTACCGCAGTGATCGATTTCGACGTCGGCTTGCGCAATCTGGACCTCATCATGGGCTGCGAACGCCGGGTGGTTTACGATTTCGTCAACGTCATCAACCAGGAAGCGACCCTCAACCAGGCCCTCATCCGGGACAAGCGCTGCGACAACCTGTTCATCCTTCCCGCCTCCCAAACCCGGGACAAGGAAAGCCTGACGAAAGAAGGCGTCGAACGGGTGCTCAACGAGCTCGGCGAAACCTTCGACTACGTCGTGTGCGACTCCCCCGCCGGCATCGAGCGCGGCGCCACCCTGGCCATGTACTTCGCGGATGACGCCATCGTCGTCACCAACCCCGAGGTTTCCTCGGTGCGCGACTCGGACCGCATGCTGGGCATCCTCGCCTCCAAATCGAGGCGGGCCGAAGCCGGCGAGGAGCCGATCAAGGAGTATTTGCTGCTCACCCGCTATTCGCCGCAGCGCGCCAAGATCGGCGAAATGCTCAGCGTGGACGACGTTCAGGAGATCCTGTCCCTGCACCTTCTGGGTGTGATCCCGGACTCCCGCGCCGTGCTCAACGCCTCCAACGCGGGTTCGCCGGTGATCCTGGACGAAAAAAGCGATGCGGGACAGGCGTATGATGACGCCGTACGCCGCTATCTGGGCGAGGACGTACCGCACCGATTCGTCGCGGCGGAAAAGAAAGGCTTCATGAGCCGGCTTTTCAGAGGTTAA
- the minC gene encoding septum site-determining protein MinC → MLDSSQAHDTPFEIRAGSFNLPVLKLISDDADAIADLLAARVQQAPDFFRHAPVILDLHELAGRDHVPDFGALLEVLRQSGLTPVGVRGGDTEQNAAADAAGLALLSEGKHHESHPAAPAAPAVEHSQPVHEAVRPARPGTKIIDQPIRSGQRVYANDGDLVVIATVSPGAELMADGNIHVYGSLRGRAMAGVKGDLDARIFCMDLQAELIAIGGHYKISENLDGAVRGRPVQIMLRDNALIIQDL, encoded by the coding sequence ATGCTCGACTCATCGCAAGCCCACGACACTCCTTTCGAAATCCGCGCGGGCTCGTTCAATCTGCCCGTGCTCAAGCTGATCAGCGACGACGCGGATGCCATCGCCGACCTGCTTGCGGCCCGCGTCCAGCAGGCCCCGGACTTCTTCCGGCATGCACCGGTCATTCTCGATCTGCACGAATTGGCCGGACGCGATCATGTCCCCGACTTCGGCGCCCTGCTGGAAGTCCTTCGCCAGAGCGGGCTGACGCCGGTGGGCGTCCGCGGCGGCGATACGGAGCAGAACGCGGCGGCCGACGCGGCGGGCCTGGCGCTGCTGTCCGAAGGCAAGCATCACGAATCGCACCCGGCTGCGCCCGCCGCGCCGGCGGTCGAACACTCTCAGCCTGTCCATGAGGCGGTTCGCCCCGCCCGTCCAGGCACAAAAATCATCGACCAGCCGATCCGGTCGGGCCAGCGGGTCTATGCGAACGACGGCGATCTGGTGGTGATCGCCACGGTAAGCCCGGGTGCGGAGCTGATGGCCGACGGCAACATCCATGTCTACGGCTCCCTCCGCGGCCGCGCCATGGCCGGCGTCAAGGGCGACCTCGACGCCCGCATCTTCTGCATGGATCTTCAGGCCGAGCTGATCGCCATCGGCGGCCACTACAAGATCAGCGAGAACCTCGACGGCGCCGTGCGCGGCAGGCCGGTACAGATCATGCTGCGGGACAATGCGCTGATCATCCAGGATTTATGA
- a CDS encoding class I SAM-dependent methyltransferase yields MQLEHILRSYARYAPVYDHTFGWLLNFRGRSLAAHLTNRRPGRILEVGVGTGISLPFYRKEHQVHGIDISPHMLERARKRVHRKSLNHVARLEIMDAREMAFPDDYFDAVVAAYVMSVVPEPQRVLREIERVCKPGGDVIIVNHFAADKGGARRHFEALLSPLSHKLGWRPDMAMDEILAHTSLHEVRRQTLPPMGLFTLLHLRKDPPEPAAPATP; encoded by the coding sequence GTGCAACTGGAACACATCTTGAGGTCCTATGCGCGCTACGCGCCGGTCTACGATCATACTTTCGGCTGGCTTTTGAACTTTCGCGGACGCTCGCTCGCCGCGCACCTCACCAACCGCCGTCCCGGCCGCATCCTGGAAGTGGGCGTAGGCACCGGCATCAGCCTGCCGTTCTACCGAAAGGAACACCAGGTACACGGCATCGACATCTCGCCCCACATGCTGGAGCGTGCCCGCAAGCGGGTGCACCGCAAGAGCCTGAATCATGTGGCTCGGCTCGAAATCATGGACGCGCGCGAGATGGCATTCCCCGACGACTATTTCGACGCCGTCGTCGCCGCTTACGTGATGTCGGTGGTGCCCGAACCGCAACGGGTGCTGCGCGAAATCGAGCGTGTCTGCAAACCCGGCGGGGACGTCATCATCGTCAACCATTTCGCGGCGGATAAGGGGGGCGCCCGCCGGCATTTCGAAGCCCTGCTGTCGCCGCTGTCCCACAAACTCGGCTGGCGTCCCGACATGGCGATGGACGAGATTCTCGCCCACACTTCGCTGCATGAAGTCCGCCGGCAGACACTGCCGCCGATGGGGCTGTTCACGCTCCTTCACCTTAGAAAAGACCCCCCGGAGCCGGCCGCTCCGGCGACGCCGTAA